Proteins co-encoded in one Ruegeria sp. YS9 genomic window:
- a CDS encoding fructose bisphosphate aldolase encodes MSKAEQRAQMINGTGFIAALDQSGGSTPKALALYGVEASDYNSDEEMFGEIQKMRARIILADDFTKDKVIGAILFERTLGEEIEGRKVADYLWSVKGIVPFLKIDKGLEEQANGVQMMKPIPGLAETLAKADGVFGTKERSVIHEANADGIAAVVAQQFDVAREVTDAGMVPIVEPEVNIHSETKAEAEDILKAEILKNLDQLAEGQEVMLKLTIPTKANLYDALADHPRVLRVVALSGGYSTEEACDLLSRNGKMIASFSRALTEGLSKQQSDAEFNAALGGNIDKIYKASV; translated from the coding sequence ATGTCCAAAGCAGAACAGCGCGCGCAGATGATCAACGGCACGGGCTTTATCGCGGCACTGGATCAAAGCGGCGGATCAACCCCGAAAGCGCTTGCGTTGTATGGTGTCGAGGCATCCGACTACAACTCAGACGAAGAGATGTTCGGTGAAATCCAGAAGATGCGTGCCCGCATCATTCTGGCCGACGATTTCACAAAGGACAAAGTGATTGGTGCAATCCTGTTCGAACGTACCCTGGGCGAAGAGATCGAAGGCCGCAAGGTTGCCGATTACCTGTGGTCGGTCAAAGGTATCGTGCCTTTCCTGAAGATCGACAAAGGCTTGGAAGAACAGGCAAATGGCGTTCAGATGATGAAACCGATCCCCGGTCTGGCCGAGACCCTGGCCAAGGCCGATGGTGTGTTCGGCACCAAGGAACGCTCGGTCATTCACGAAGCGAATGCCGACGGCATCGCGGCGGTGGTTGCGCAACAGTTCGACGTCGCCCGCGAAGTCACCGATGCCGGTATGGTTCCGATCGTGGAACCCGAAGTGAACATCCATTCGGAAACCAAGGCCGAAGCAGAAGACATCCTGAAGGCTGAAATCCTCAAAAACCTCGATCAACTGGCCGAGGGTCAGGAAGTGATGCTGAAGCTGACGATCCCGACAAAGGCAAACCTGTATGACGCGCTGGCAGACCACCCGCGGGTATTGCGGGTTGTGGCCCTGTCGGGCGGTTATTCGACGGAAGAAGCCTGCGACCTGTTGAGCCGAAACGGCAAAATGATCGCATCCTTCTCGCGGGCTTTGACCGAAGGTCTGTCGAAGCAGCAGTCAGATGCAGAATTCAACGCGGCCTTGGGTGGCAACATCGACAAGATTTACAAAGCCTCGGTCTGA